TTGTCTGGTGAAGGTATTCATGCAGTCACCATACATGGCCTCAAGGAAGGGCCTGATTGCCACAGCTCATGGATTAAAGCTCTTCTAAACACTTAATGCATCCTCTTTCAGATAGGAATTTCATGATAAACATTTGGGGATGTTGGAGATGTTGCAGGCTTTTCTGACTTGAAACCTTTATTTGTAAATCCAAATTCATCCCTATGCGGTTCTGTAGGTAATGGGCGTTTGTCAATATCATTAGTGTATGCACTGCTGCTCCCCTTTGGGGGCTGTGACGTGTTTATGTAGCTGTGTTTGCTTCTCGAAGGAGGGTTTGGGAGAACTGTTGTAGCCAACATTggcatatttattttttcctgGTGGTACGTAATCTTGACTTGATCCGTTAGCACCAGACATTTTGTTGAATGGGATAGGCTGTAGTGTTACTTGTCCTTCGTTGAGGAACTGATAACTTCCTCCTGATATACGACTAGAATCATCAGGATCCATTTTACCACTTGAGATTACTTGGATGTCCTTCCCACCTCCATTTTGTGTGGGTTTGCTTTTCACAAAACGTCTTGCGTGATCTGTTGTTGGGAAGGCACCAGTGCTGAAGGATGTTTGTTGTACAGTTGGCAGTGGCTGCTTTGGACTTCCCTTCCTGATAAATAGGATGTACAGAATGGCAACAATAATCACCACAGCAACAATACAGCCTACCACAGCGCCAGCGATGACCCCACCATTGGGGCCAGTGTTAGCTGCCTCACCTGGGGGGTTAACAACCTGATCCATTTTTGTGTTGGCATTGTGACATTGAATCACAATCCTTGACACAGTTAGAAGGACTTTCAGACACACTTCATATTTGTTGTCGGGTTCCAGGCCTTCAATGGTAATCTCTCTCAGGGACGAGTCCAGTGGTATGTGGACCTGACTGTCTGAGGTACCAAACTTGTAGTAACTTAAGGAAAAGCCAGTGATAAGAGGCGAACTGCTGATGATCCAGGTCAGTTTGACTGTAGTAGTTGTTGTACTGGCCACACCAGCGGTAAGTTGGGGTACTGCCTCTAGTGTAGTGGTGTCATGACAACTCTCAACCGGGGCTCGAGTGTTGTCTGTGAGGATGGCATGGACACACACCCTGTATGGAGTTTCAGGCGTCAGTGATGGTATCATGTACAATACCTCTCCCTTGTTGAGAGATGGACTCTCCTGGGTAACACCGGCATTGGTGTGGCTGACTTTGAACCCAGAGACCAGACGCAGGTCATTACTGTTCCATGATATGGTGATGCTGTTCTCTGTATTCTCTGTGATGGTTGAGGTCAGGACAGGGAGGGGCAAGGTGGGCACTGGTGTGGTTGTCGGTGGCGGTGCTGGTGTTGTTGTCAATGATAAGTCGGGACATATTGGGGCAACGTACCCAGCACATCCCAAGTCCTGTTCAGTTAGATCAAACAGGTTCCTGTTTGCCAGGTTTGCTGGAGTGGCACAGAATACATCATTTATGTAGGAATTAGGTGGAGGATTGGTATTCAAGTCCTTCAACCACTTCATGGTACAGTTACAGTGGGTAGGGTTATCATTGAGGTACAGAAGCAGTAAGACATTGAAGTCCTTCAACACACACTCGTCTATAGAAGTTATCATATTACGTTGAAGGTCCAGAGTACCCAGTACATGGTTTAGTCCGTGAAATGTTTCTTGTCGTACTGCACTTATTTGGTTATTACTCAGGTCGAGATAAGCAAGATGTACGTGATCGCTGAAGACTAAATCTGGAATTACTGATAGGCCAGAGTTTTTCATAATTAGTCGATTCAATTGCTTTAGTGTTTTGATGGCCTTCCAAGCTTCGTCCTGAACCACCTTGGTATTTAAAAGGTTCAGTTTTTGAAGTGAGTTTTCCAGGCCACTAATTGAAGCAGTGGTAAGGTTAAGGCGATGTGATGGATTGTTAGCGGTATTCAAGTTTTCAATTTCCAGCTGTTCCAGTGTGGAAACCTGAGAGAAAGACCCATCTTCTATAGTTGTAATAGGATTGTAAGCAATGTCAATGGTATGAATTCTTGGTAAGGCTGTgaaatatgttgttttgattGTCGTGAGCTTGTTAAAGTTCAAATTTAAGTAGGCTAAATTTGGCATGTTTGTAAAGAATCCAGCGGGTATATCCGTCACAATGTTGTGTGCAATGTTCAGCTGTTCCAGGTTTGTCCAGCTCTTTGTGTAGATGGATTGGAGACGGCTCTGGTCAAGTCTGTTTAGGAACAAACTGAGAAACTCTAAGGAGGAATACAGACCTCTGAAACAGTCATCTGCCAGTATCGTGATTTCATTGTGAGACAAGTCGAGGTCTATCAGATTTGTGAGAGTCTCAAATGAAGCAAACGCCACAAGTGATATGTTGTTCTGTTGGAGAACTAAATGATTCAGTGTTGTAAGGAACCTCAAAGCAGACACTGGAATATTTCCCATCTCCACATTACCTACAAGTTCTAATCTTTTCAACGCTggaaatttgttttgaaatccATTAGATAAAATGTTTTCTATTTTCATAGTTTTAAGACTCAAATCATTTAGCTTCGTTAACACTGGAAACGTATTTTGATCAATAGTTGTCAGACGAAAGTACCTCAGTTCAAGTTCCAGAAGTTCAACCAAACTGCTGAGAAATGTGTAGGAAAGTGTCGGCGGATTACTCGAAGTTTGGTCTCCTCCAAGCTTAAGTATTGTTAGGGAAGACTCTAAGCCTTGAAATGCATTTTCAGAAATTTGTGCAAGTTTGTTGTTTGATAAATCCAACACATTGACAGTGATGTTTGAAAATGCTCCGTTTGGAATGTTGGTAATCATGTTGCCAGTCAGGGTAAGTTCATAATAAGCTTCTGGGACGGTTGATACTACTATGTCTGGTATCTGTGTGAAACCTTTGTTTCGACAATCGATGACCTGCAGTGATGGGTTGTCCTTGCTTGGAAAACAGGTACAAAGGTTGATAGGACAGGCAGCCTCCACCGTTGCCATGCTTACCACCAGTACAACTAACACCACGGAATTCTTTAGAGCTAACATTTTCCTTTGAAAGTAGTTTGTAGAgcctttttctttatttctttgattCCTGAAATACgaaaatacaaatgaatattAGTATTCAACTTGTAGTATAGTGTAGGCTGTACCTGCTTGACATTTATTATGTGaaaatttaatatgataatatttcaAGAATGTTTAGCTCAAATGTCATTCTTTGTTAACCAGATTGAATTGAATTTAAGTGAATTTAAGCATGATGTGGCAATAGTGTTTCTTTGTGGTTCTGTATATGGATTCTGTTACAGGATTGTACAGTTACAGACATACAAATTGATAGCACCTTATTGTACCTGTCAATGTTGATAATTATTTTAGCGCTCTAATATTTAACAACAGGATCTGGACTGTTCATTATTATCCTAATCTCTAAAAGAACAGTAAAATACGGATTAGTATTTCTGGACTCATAAATCCTGTATGTTAAGTACACTGTACTACTTCAATAAGATTTGCTATAGATGATGTAATATAGGTTAATACCACAAAGAGAGTAAAGGGTCACAAAGGACAAACtaaatagttttaaaattatcaataaataaattatatacaagtgtattaATCCTAAAAAAATCCTTCACGTCAATGTAAAAATTATAATGGTAAACATGACAATTGTGATGTggatatataccatatatatctggTAATTAAAAGGCTTAATATATACCTCTGTCCTTATAAGCATTTCAGTAAAACAACTGTCATATTGTACTGCAATAAGCCTACCCCCTATACAAGGATTCAagtttatataaagatatagatTTAGTTTGGTCCTGTTGACTTATTACATGATGTGGAAGCAGGTGACATATACACATAGAGGCAGCAGTACtagtactgtacatgtgttgattGTGTCCGAGTGTAATCTGACAGAAATCATATGCTATTACTTTGAAACATCGAGCACCCCCAGTAattatgtttgattttaattcTATTTTTTGTGTAATGCATGTCTATGTTGTCATGAACATAATATTGTCATGTCTTGTTATTGTGATCAGTTGTAAAACTTAAGAAAATAAAGAATATGAATTTAGATCACTATTGCCTCGTCCCCTTATATTAATACACTAAATACAATGATTCCAGGTAAATAGACATATGTATTGTTATTCTTCCAAATAAATGTTTAAGAATAAATATGAATCTCCGTACACAGGATATTAGGTCAGGAAAATGGTGGAATGTCAGACATGATGTTGTATAGATGCTGTCTGTTTAGCTATTTTACTGTACTTATgtcattgtttattttcatcaaaatcatctacctgtatattacagcCTTTTAAAACCATTCTGGTAAATTAAACAGTTCACACAGAGTATATGTGGACTTTCCATATACGTATCCAAATATAGTCATGGTCACAAAAGTTTAATTTCAATTCGGTTTTTGTTGTCGGAATTTCAAGTATCCCAGATAATAGCGTAGTTTgttccatatatgtatatacttagGAAAGGAAACCTTTACTTTTATAAACTTACTGTTTAGATTTGGACTGATTTTCATAAAATCTAGAAATGTGAATTTTATAGAAAGTTAAACTGTCACACCTTTCTAAGATATTGTCTGAAGACAGTACACACAGGTATGGTAGATGTCATTtccaaatatacatatatatctcgTCACTACCTGTAGATCCTCACCTGTTTTATCTTGTCATTACTCCATCTTCAGATTGTTGTATTATCCTCATATATGTACTTTTGTGGATAACATCTTCTCTGGAAATTATAGAAAAGTCTTTGGTTCAATGTAAACACACCTTATAGCACTGCATCCAAACACCAACAGGTGAGTCATGTGAAATACCTGTCTACGTAAGATACAATATGGCGGGTCTATTCAGCTGGGCTGTcctagtttacctgtacaggtaaaataacCACTCCCTGTAAAGGGATACGCTTGAAAGTCAACAGGTGATATTGGCTCAGATTGTGTCATTTCAACTTTCATAATGGTTATTCTTTAGACTTACTAACAACCCAAATACAGTGGAATTCGATATTGCGCTACGACAGCTTGCAGTACATGATATCGATGCAAACAGCTGGTTCTCGCTGGTTAGAAGAACCCTCCACAAATATGATCTTCCAAGCGCTTACAACATCATGACTGAACACAGGACAGAAGACTCCTGGAAATCACTGCTAAATCAAGCAATATGTAAGAAAATTGAAGCCACCTGGAAAGCAGATATAGAGGCAAAGCAAAGCCTAAAATACCTTAATCCAAATGCAGTGAGCATAAACAAGGTTCACCAGACATACAGATATGTCCATGTCAACAGTCACGATATACACAGAGCAGAGGTCAAAGCAAGGATAGTAACAGGTACTTACAATCTACAGTTAAATAAAGCAGTCTTCAACCAGTACGCCGTTAACCCAATTTGTAAACTCTGTCAACAAGCCCCAGAAACAAGACAACATTTCATAGCAGAATGCCACCAGTATAATCAGCAAAGAGATGCCGTCAAGAACAAACTCCAGCTCCTAGAGCCCATATCGAACTGTCCAAAACTCCTAGGGGATCCAGAGCTCTTTACACAACTCATTATAGACAGCTCTCATGAAGCAATAAGCCATACTGTTGAGCTCAATGACAACGTTACATCAAGTATCGAGCTACACAGCCGGGAGTACTTATTCTCAATCCACCTATGCAGAAGTAAAAAAATCCAGTTGACCAGCTGAATTAGTAGGGGTCTCCACAACCCAATTGGTTCTACTCAAATACTAATACTGATAGAGTTAAGATTAAACTCTTTTTATcccttttaattatttttaaatattttaaaaaaaaattttaaacaaacgATCCCCAAACCCTTATCACCACAAAGACTATGAACATTGAATGAACTgtgtgtacatattgtatatagttGCCGCAAACTGCAAGGATATCACTACGCCCTGGAAATAGTGCCTTACTCTACGCTCATCGAAGCGGTGCCTCGGAAAGTCATCGAGGGTATCTacgacacaacaacaacaacaacaatggtTAATGTCTAAACCTGGGTGACCATGGTAGGAAGTATCTGTGGAAGGAATAATACAAACTGtactaaaatattttgaaatggaaacacatttaaatataaaattataagaTAATTATCGATTTTGTAATAAATTTGCAAATCAAGTTTCATAATCTATAAAAAGTAACATACATAATATTTGGACTCATATTGTCTGCGCATCTAAAATTGTAGAAATTAATTAATAGAGTTTTATAACGTGTGCCCATGCAGTTCCTTTGTTAGTATCAGTAAAATACTCTGGAAACCTTCACCACCATTCACTTTATCTTTGAAAAAATATACACTAGAGAGATTTCTAAATGGGtccaaaattttctttttatcagaGCAAACATTTCCCAAAGACAAAGTTTCTTGGTAATCACACACTTAGTATTCTTGATATACTTACgggtatatattgtacagatgATATAATGGTGTGTCTTCTAATTCAGTGTTAAAACTTCTTATACTATAATACTTGTGAGTGAAGTCTCTGTAAATCCATGAACAGCTTAATAATCTTCCTGTTGATCAATAAAAACATGATGACTTCAAAATACTGATACATACTGTAATATAGTACACAGATATATCAACAATATCTAAAGTAGGGTTCACAGTTTACAGGGAGTGTGTCCAATCAATAGATGTTATCACAATAGTGTGGCTCGACTAGAGTGGGAGGTGCCTCCATGTGCCGCGCCCATTCAGGGGTAAATAAACAACAATCCTGTCAATGAAATCTGTTCACCTATAACGAGTCTTTGATTGTGTCCACTTGTGGTCATTGTATCCACTGTCCAGAGTAGTCCTTTTCACTCTCTTGTTGTCCTCGGTAGGGGGAATCTTGTTGTGACCCTGTAACACTGGTGTGCTCCTCTGTCTACAATGTTCTGTAAAGCACTCGGTAATTGAGGGGGTGAATAgttgaaaacttttttttttagatggTGTCAGCACCTACTGTTAATCAGATTTACAGTAAGATTATAGCTGGCattaatatgatataacaaataacATTAAATTGTACCTGTGTTTATCACACAAAAATAAAGGTATATAGTGTTGTCATATTTGTAAGTTAGCCAGCAGGCCTACAGTGATTTGTGGATTTACAAGATGATAGATAAATCCAATGTCCTGTTAGTCATTCTGATGCTATACTAGCCAGAGTACAAAGGTTTACATGTGATAACAAATCCTagaaaaatatagaaatgtcGAGTGTACAGGAAATGTAGAATAACCAAAACAATTAACGTACCAAAAATAGAATTTTTAATAAGAAATGATGAAAGGATTATGAGATATCCACTTTATGTTATATGGtacttgtacattccaattaAAATGTGTATCAATTGTATATGGTGCTCGTGGTAACCAAATAAACTGTTATTTAATAAAAGTTTACTGCTGATGTTGTATCACTTCAATAATGAATAGCCTATATACTATTGTGTGATGTTTTACCTGTCTACAACAgaatgttatatactattgtGTGATGTTTTACCTGTCTACAACAgaatgttatatactattgtGTGATGTTTTACCTGTCTACAACAgaatgttatatactattgtGTGATGTTTTACCTGTCTACAACAGAATGTTATGTACTATTGTGTGATGTTTTACCTGTCTACAACAgaatgttatatactattgtGTGATGTTTTACCTGTCTACAACAgaatgttatatactattgtGTGATGTTTTACCTGTCTACAACAgaatgttatatactattgtgtgatgttttacctgtattctgTCTACATCAGTGTCAGACATAACTCCACACTTTGGTTTACAAACACATCAGATCATGGTGATTTTAGTGTTATAAAAAATAGATAGATAGAAAAATGaacagacaaaataaaaaatgaaaaaagatatttcacCTAAATCAGATCAtcacaaataatataattagatgtatagtaaaaaaaaaattaaattagtttagtatttcattaaaaaaggCTTggatatctacctgtatatatacaatttcagTGTTTATGGTATTTTAGCACTATTTCCTTTGGATGTTTCCCTGTTCATTACTGTTGgaacatttataatatatcgATGTTAGAGTTTAgacctgtgtacctgtatagGTGTTATTGTCCAAAGCTAGtgtgatatttatatgtataacacTTCAGACAAGCTCACATCCAATAATGTCTTTAGCCTGGCCTACACTAGAGAGCTGTTAGGCCTTCTTTGTGATAAACGATGCTTTAAAACTTTCTGAACAATGAATTGTAAAGGTAAACGTTGTGAATTCAGCCATGGCATGTATTCATGAATTTACAAGGACAGGAAATGCAGTATGTTTGAAAGTCAGTTTTTAAATTCAGAATGGATATATCACGttccaatatcaatattttgagTGTTGTAAAACACTGAGTGGAAACCTGGAATATTAAAGAACGAAAGGATTATAGATAGATACAACACTAATAGCAAAACCTACATATTTTACTAAATATGATTCACAGCCCAGTGAGGTAAAATAGTAATGCTATGATGTAATAATAGAATAATGAATTACGTATCTTAGTCATGTGAGGAGCAGGCGTGAGGTGTACACATCTACACATAGTTATGGAGAGATGTTACCTGTTATTACCAGTACAGGTTCCTATGTAACCAGAGTTATAAAGATTTACTCTCATCTTCTGACATTTCACAGATATGTACTAGTAATTCATTGGGATATTAATTAATGTAGGTGGAAAAATTAGATATGCTCTCTTATCATACTTAACCACTAATTTCTTATTTACTggtgtgaaaataaataagtAGTAGGTGGATAACAATATCAGAAACACacctgacaccatgttgtgtgtagtgatcagaaacacatctgacaccatgttgtgtgtagtgatcagaaacacatctgacaccatgttgtgtgtagtgatcagaaacacatctgacaccatgttatgtgtgtagtgatcagaaacacatctgacaccatgttgtgtgtagtgatcagaaacacatctgacaccatgttgtgtgtagtgatcagaaacacatctgacaccatgttatgtgtagtgatcagaaacacatctgacaccatgttgtgtgtagtgatcagaaacacatctgacaccatgttgtgtgtagtgatcagaaacacatctgacaccatgttatgtgtagtgatcagaaacacatctgacaccatgttatgtgtagtgatcagaaacacatctgacaccatgttatgtgtagtgatcagaaacacatctgacaccatgttatgtgtagtgatcagaaacacatctgacaccatgttgtgtgtagtgatcagaaacacatctgacaccatgttatgtgtagtgatcagaaacacaccTGACACCATGTtatgtgtagtgatcagaaacacatctgacaccatgttgtgtgtagtgatcagaaacacatctgacaccatgttgtgtgtagtgatcagaaacacatctgacaccatgttgtgtgtagtgatcagaaacacatctgacaccatgttgtgtgtagtgatcagaaacacatcctgacaccatgttgtgtgtagtgatcagaaacacatctgacaccatgttgtgtgtagtgatcagaaacacatctgacaccatgttatgtgtagtgatcagaaacacatctgacaccatgttgtgtgtagtgatcagaaacacatctgacaccatgttgtgtgtagtgatcagaaacacatctgacaccatgttgtgtgtagtgatcagaaacacatctgacaccatgttgtgtgtagtgatcagaaacacatctgacaccatgttgtgtgtagtgatcagaaacacatctgacaccatgttgtgtggagtgatcagaaacacatctgacaccatgtt
This DNA window, taken from Pecten maximus chromosome 3, xPecMax1.1, whole genome shotgun sequence, encodes the following:
- the LOC117324422 gene encoding slit homolog 2 protein-like, which translates into the protein MLALKNSVVLVVLVVSMATVEAACPINLCTCFPSKDNPSLQVIDCRNKGFTQIPDIVVSTVPEAYYELTLTGNMITNIPNGAFSNITVNVLDLSNNKLAQISENAFQGLESSLTILKLGGDQTSSNPPTLSYTFLSSLVELLELELRYFRLTTIDQNTFPVLTKLNDLSLKTMKIENILSNGFQNKFPALKRLELVGNVEMGNIPVSALRFLTTLNHLVLQQNNISLVAFASFETLTNLIDLDLSHNEITILADDCFRGLYSSLEFLSLFLNRLDQSRLQSIYTKSWTNLEQLNIAHNIVTDIPAGFFTNMPNLAYLNLNFNKLTTIKTTYFTALPRIHTIDIAYNPITTIEDGSFSQVSTLEQLEIENLNTANNPSHRLNLTTASISGLENSLQKLNLLNTKVVQDEAWKAIKTLKQLNRLIMKNSGLSVIPDLVFSDHVHLAYLDLSNNQISAVRQETFHGLNHVLGTLDLQRNMITSIDECVLKDFNVLLLLYLNDNPTHCNCTMKWLKDLNTNPPPNSYINDVFCATPANLANRNLFDLTEQDLGCAGYVAPICPDLSLTTTPAPPPTTTPVPTLPLPVLTSTITENTENSITISWNSNDLRLVSGFKVSHTNAGVTQESPSLNKGEVLYMIPSLTPETPYRVCVHAILTDNTRAPVESCHDTTTLEAVPQLTAGVASTTTTTVKLTWIISSSPLITGFSLSYYKFGTSDSQVHIPLDSSLREITIEGLEPDNKYEVCLKVLLTVSRIVIQCHNANTKMDQVVNPPGEAANTGPNGGVIAGAVVGCIVAVVIIVAILYILFIRKGSPKQPLPTVQQTSFSTGAFPTTDHARRFVKSKPTQNGGGKDIQVISSGKMDPDDSSRISGGSYQFLNEGQVTLQPIPFNKMSGANGSSQDYVPPGKNKYANVGYNSSPKPSFEKQTQLHKHVTAPKGEQQCIH